One genomic segment of Naumovozyma castellii chromosome 7, complete genome includes these proteins:
- the NCAS0G02020 gene encoding uncharacterized protein (ancestral locus Anc_2.89) produces the protein MDRVRALIGNRRRSHPQLHHNTAIIETESTPNDEDDQSTMLGANEFNDDATLLTTASDNSTIGDLERLGFVNRCPSFIATRSVPFVSILLTRGFFAFPSERSFETYLNNKRRFDHVDPQTALGVPLFHVISSNAVKSMFSGRCTPLMKIYKYVLIRRNNEEDDETTVIKDHDELVFKAKDDSFAIYKIEFCTIYRDIINQERIEDSFVFNNFVTERMVSYSTRRNTDTTLGDLHLRWYGTTGLASPFGSSYIKLLVLDDNFPSYMTCRTSEEYDEQERSTTTRPLGHLPIWARYSDDRATVIPKKRTMRLANLDINETTEVIDDKEGINDGILNVPWNTQVLTCMCMSLHEYESRKDRRHNGSGNPIFLATM, from the coding sequence ATGGATCGAGTCAGAGCTTTGATAGGGAACCGTCGTAGGTCTCATCCACAACTTCATCACAATACCGCCATCATCGAGACAGAATCAACCCCAAACGATGAGGATGACCAATCCACGATGCTGGGGGCAAACGaattcaatgatgatgCCACTCTTTTAACCACTGCATCCGATAATTCTACCATTGGGGACCTGGAACGACTTGGCTTCGTCAATAGATGTCCCTCATTTATCGCTACCAGATCGGTCCCCTTCGTTTCCATTCTTCTAACCAGAGGATTCTTTGCTTTCCCCTCGGAAAGGTCATTCGAAACATATTTGAACAACAAGAGAAGGTTCGATCATGTGGATCCTCAAACAGCATTAGGGGTACCTTTGTTCCATGTGATTTCATCCAATGCTGTCAAATCCATGTTCAGTGGAAGATGTACTCCATTAATGAAGATCTATAAATACGTTCTCATACGACgtaataatgaagaagatgatgaaacaaCTGTTATCAAAGACCATGATGAATTGGTTTTCAAGGCCAAAGATGACTCGTTTGCAATTTATAAGATTGAATTCTGTACCATCTATAGAGATATTATCAAccaagaaagaattgagGACAGTTTTGTGTTTAATAACTTCGTCACTGAACGAATGGTTTCTTATTCTACGAGAAGGAATACTGACACTACGTTGGGTGATTTGCATTTAAGATGGTATGGTACCACTGGATTAGCTTCCCCATTCGGGTCTTCTTACATTAAGTTACTTGTACTGGATGATAATTTTCCCTCTTACATGACTTGCAGGACATCagaagaatatgatgaaCAGGAGAGATCCACTACGACAAGACCCTTGGGACATTTACCAATATGGGCGAGGTATTCAGATGATAGAGCCACAGTGATTCCGAAAAAGAGAACCATGAGATTGGCAAATTTagatattaatgaaacCACAGAGGTTATCGATGATAAGGAAGGTATTAATGATGGCATTTTAAATGTTCCTTGGAATACCCAAGTATTGACTTGTATGTGCATGTCCTTACATGAGTATGAATCTAGAAAAGATAGGAGACATAATGGTTCAGGCAATCCCATCTTCTTGGCTACAATGTAG
- the FMP41 gene encoding Fmp41p (ancestral locus Anc_2.85), whose protein sequence is MSYNYLKAAKKIVCIGRNYAAHIKELNSATPKQPFFFLKPSSSIVTPFDIRHKESKILPEDSSFHGLNEDGSNPGPIYIPKGVLVHHEVELAIVMDKYVSNAQPGDIKANDVFNYIKGISLAFDLTGRNVQFEAKKKGLPWSIAKGFDTFLPISHFIPKDQLIQDKENLQDAFRLVCKVNGSVRQDGDSSLMLNPLHKIIQVISTMVSLEPGDIILTGTPEGVGEVKIGDVISGELFYNGKQVVDMKFECKERPGPYEYRET, encoded by the coding sequence ATGAGttataattatttgaaggCAGCCAAGAAGATTGTTTGTATCGGCCGTAATTATGCAGCTCACATCAAGGAACTAAACAGCGCCACTCCAAAGCAACCATTCTTTTTCCTTAAGCCCTCCTCGAGCATAGTGACACCATTTGATATCAGGCACAAGGAATCGAAAATCTTACCTGAAGATTCCAGTTTCCATGGCCTAAATGAAGATGGATCCAACCCAGGCCCCATCTATATCCCAAAAGGTGTGCTAGTTCATCACGAAGTAGAATTGGCAATCGTTATGGACAAATATGTATCAAATGCACAACCTGGGGACATCAAAGCTAATGATGTTTTTAATTACATCAAGGGTATTTCATTGGCATTTGATTTGACGGGACGTAATGTTCAATTCGAAGCCAAGAAGAAGGGACTTCCATGGTCAATTGCTAAGGGGTTCGATACTTTCCTACCCATCTCGCATTTTATTCCAAAGgatcaattgattcaagATAAGGAAAACTTACAGGACGCTTTTAGACTAGTTTGCAAAGTCAATGGGAGCGTCAGACAAGACGGCGATTCCAGTTTGATGCTTAATCCCTTGcataaaattattcaagtGATTTCAACAATGGTATCTTTGGAGCCAGGTGATATCATTTTGACTGGGACACCAGAGGGTGTTGGTGAAGTGAAAATCGGCGATGTGATATCTGGTGAATTATTCTATAACGGGAAACAAGTAGTAGACATGAAATTTGAGTGCAAAGAACGTCCAGGACCTTACGAATACAGAGAAACCTGA
- the BNI5 gene encoding Bni5p (ancestral locus Anc_2.88) codes for MGLDEEKIKKRLSQIEIDIDEMNAMIDENLQLNQQEKEKEQEIDAVHNEPSTSEEEVQHPEEPKWEREEVNDEEKELDQVELDEDTNDGEKSHQEDDSAEKLIDNDTPVSEVPLTENEEGKHEVSKENEEKPLDVSETLAQDDNKPAEPIIEQKVVEKEEEQPPQKIEEQTVEKEKPEKPTDSEEWEETEGEASTDDNDEEQEEVEDEEESDTSGSSEYEEVTASSEEEEDEETSEEEEEEEEEEDETDDKKEATPVLINGHMIPEHQENQEPTNSEPTLKHKPNPIPIEDSPSMVTNLKVQELKKKLLDEAAEKSNTTSTPLSTQKNNGDHIPGKLTKVIQNINGNNSTVEKQTVSSPFEPQSKIFLPKKSDSTTSNNNKDVSPTTMRRPTNPFRVVSVGGSDKHSPSTSRNVSMEKPRTPVEWENDSVAKLQKTHEQLILKCTKLQKEINYLTELNHKGSLDLEDGRKLTNALAKLQEYLDRKTKERYEVGVLLSRRLRREINRGENGEFWVGTK; via the coding sequence ATGGGTCTAGATGAGGAGAAGATTAAGAAACGTCTCTCGCAGATAGAAATTGATATCGACGAAATGAACGCCATGATCGATGAGAACCTGCAATTGAACCAACAGGAAAAGGAgaaggaacaagaaatagATGCAGTCCATAATGAACCGTCCACATCAGAGGAGGAGGTGCAGCATCCAGAAGAGCCTAAATGGGAAAGAGAGGAAGTGAATGATGAGGAAAAGGAACTCGACCAAGTGGAACTTGATGAGGATACGAACGATGGGGAAAAATCTCATCAGGAAGATGATTCAGCCGAGAAACtcattgataatgataCCCCAGTAAGTGAAGTTCCGTTAACTGAGaatgaagaaggaaagCATGAGGTTTCAAAagagaatgaagaaaaacCGCTTGATGTCTCTGAAACTCTAGCAcaagatgataataaaccTGCTGAACCCATCATTGAGCAAAAGGTTGTggaaaaagaagaggaaCAGCCACCTCAGAAGATAGAAGAACAAACTGTCGAGAAAGAGAAGCCTGAAAAGCCTACCGATTCTGAAGAATGGGAAGAAACTGAAGGTGAGGCAAGTACTGATGATAATGAcgaagaacaagaagaagtagaagacgaagaagaaagtgacACCTCAGGGAGTTCCGAATATGAAGAAGTAACAGCATCCtcagaggaagaagaagacgaagaaACTTcggaggaggaggaggaagaagaggaggaagaagacGAAACAGATGATAAAAAAGAAGCTACACCAGTATTAATTAATGGCCACATGATACCAGAACATCAAGAGAACCAAGAACCCACAAACTCAGAGCCAACGTTGAAGCATAAACCAAATCCAATCCCAATTGAGGACTCGCCATCGATGGTAACAAATCTAAAAGTGCAAgagttgaagaagaaactatTAGATGAAGCTGCAGAAAAATCCAATACTACTTCTACACCTTTATCTACTCAAAAGAATAATGGGGACCATATTCCAGGAAAACTTACCAAAgtaattcaaaatataaatgGGAACAATAGTACCGTTGAGAAACAAACTGTATCATCGCCCTTTGAACCACAATCCAAGATTTTCCTTCCTAAGAAGTCCGATTCTACCACCAGTAACAATAATAAGGATGTATCACCAACCACTATGCGACGTCCTACAAACCCATTCCGAGTTGTATCTGTAGGAGGTAGTGACAAACATAGCCCAAGCACAAGTCGTAATGTGTCCATGGAGAAGCCAAGAACACCAGTGGAATGGGAGAACGACTCAGTAGCAAAATTGCAAAAAACACATGAACAGTTGATATTAAAATGCACCAAGTTACAAAAGGagataaattatttgacGGAGTTAAACCATAAGGGATCGTTGGATTTAGAAGATGGTAGGAAACTGACCAACGCGTTAGCCAAGTTACAGGAGTATCTAGATCGAAAGACGAAAGAGAGATACGAAGTCGGGGTGCTGCTAAGCAGACGTCTCAGAAGAGAGATCAACCGTGGTGAGAACGGGGAATTCTGGGTCGGGACCAAGTGA
- the IBD2 gene encoding Ibd2p (ancestral locus Anc_2.91), protein MSSSSTKNKSTKSNNNNNNTSIELVSEDGPMPINIMMQEGVKALTKILSNQLQDRKVFDNPQQSMQFVIRNTGGKIIKDSSHNGTSPQKQNGKMTSDDEIVELDNQSNYHVNDKSATTLQSNVLNNDDVQNFLDEEFQDPELHLDDEEGEIIFDYETHDLMDAPDGIGERISQMIESVLPNGFPKDAHGRLHAVVNGDELNITEEGDGGDDEHNQHIRPQYAPPNGRALNQTSMRRHEYDDHADAEGAEEDIDEELFEHEGCCPHHQRHGQLSEFRNYNYHDFEYLPSQVKQPPNFSVLLEQGKPMCMFCEYYMVFGEPPRNMIKWYNRTYGYNRLPHSNDRHHNHNHNHNHRKRNR, encoded by the coding sequence atGAGCTCATCATCCACTAAGAATAAGAGCACAaaaagcaacaacaataacaacaatacatCAATAGAGCTTGTTTCTGAAGATGGTCCTATGCctataaatataatgatgCAGGAAGGTGTGAAAGCATTAACCAAGATCTTATCTAACCAGTTACAAGATAGGAAAGTGTTTGATAACCCTCAACAATCGATGCAATTCGTGATAAGAAACACCGGTggtaaaattattaaagacTCATCACATAATGGTACTTCACCTCAAAAACAAAACGGCAAGATGACTTCTGACGATGAAATTGTAGAGTTGGATAATCAAAGCAACTATCATGTTAACGATAAATCGGCTACTACTTTACAATCCAATGtcttaaataatgatgacgTCCAGAATTTCttggatgaagaatttcaagatCCTGAATTGCatttagatgatgaagagggcgaaataatatttgattatGAGACACACGATTTAATGGATGCACCAGATGGTATTGGTGAAAGAATCTCTCAAATGATCGAATCAGTATTGCCAAATGGCTTCCCAAAGGATGCACACGGAAGGCTCCATGCAGTTGTCAACGGAGATGAGTTGAACATTACTGAGGAAGGTGATGGCGGAGATGATGAGCATAATCAACATATACGACCACAATATGCACCTCCAAATGGGAGAGCATTGAATCAAACATCAATGAGGCGACATGAATATGATGATCATGCAGACGCTGAGGGAGCggaagaagatattgatgaagaactATTTGAACATGAAGGATGTTGTCCTCACCATCAACGTCATGGTCAATTATCAGAATTTCGAAATTACAATTACCACGATTTTGAATACCTACCATCACAAGTGAAGCAACCTCCAAATTTTtctgttcttcttgaacAAGGGAAACCTATGTGTATGTTCTGTGAGTATTATATGGTCTTTGGAGAACCTCCCAGAAATATGATCAAATGGTACAATCGAACATATGGTTATAATCGTCTGCCGCACTCTAATGATAGACACCATAATCATAATCATAACCATAACCATCGAAAGAGAAATCGTTAA
- the NCAS0G02050 gene encoding uncharacterized protein (ancestral locus Anc_2.93) has product MTVTTNNIKKKKGANTTKKSPPLCPDCGSVLQKCLIQQNYAMVICPDEKCGYPFNQRRVQENLVYVDDSEVIPVAKQRLSDRE; this is encoded by the coding sequence ATGACAGTAACTACGAACAAtatcaagaagaagaagggtGCAAACACAACAAAGAAGAGTCCGCCATTATGCCCTGATTGTGGCAGCGTGCTCCAGAAGTGTCTGATACAGCAAAACTATGCGATGGTGATATGTCCCGACGAGAAGTGTGGGTACCCTTTCAACCAGCGACGGGTGCAGGAGAATCTGGTGTATGTGGATGATTCTGAAGTGATTCCTGTGGCTAAGCAGCGGTTGAGTGATCGAGAGTGA
- the RPL42A gene encoding 60S ribosomal protein eL42 (ancestral locus Anc_2.95) — translation MVNVPKTRKTYCKGRNCRKHTQHKVTQYKAGKASLFAQGKRRYDRKQSGFGGQTKPVFHKKAKTTKKVVLRLECVACKTKAQLVLKRCKHFELGGEKKQKGAALQF, via the exons ATGG TTAACGTTCCAAAGACCAGAAAGACCTACTGTAAGGGTAGAAACTGTCGTAAGCACACTCAACACAAGGTTACCCAATACAAAGCTGGTAAGGCCTCTTTGTTTGCTCAAGGTAAGAGACGTTATGACCGTAAACAATCTGGTTTCGGTGGTCAAACCAAGCCTGTTTTCCACAAGAAAGCTAAGACTACCAAGAAGGTTGTCTTAAGATTGGAATGTGTCGCTTGTAAGACTAAGGCTCAATTAGTCTTGAAGAGATGTAAGCATTTCGAATTGGGTGgtgaaaagaaacaaaaggGTGCTGCTTTACAATTCTGA
- the SKO1 gene encoding Sko1p (ancestral locus Anc_2.86), whose product MDTQRSGKSVSSFDLEPNPFEQSFSTTSVPSGQAYVKKEEIPDSATFALNNVPPQNQSMERTSNLSISDMTVATSANQNSSSNSATTQEEKKGSPMLFSSQRPPTITSPGMLTPGGSKRLPPLLLSPNQMQQANSNPSALLAPPSAGSLLATTMSPLISQNNRGSTTSTGNEAPNDVTNSNTTSSIKHSMEGQLTSFMFNLPKTGLTPNESSIRTGLTPGIMGQNFSYPILPSISQTGLSSSEGTTAASNPNIASNATNGGVLTQNTINGPFTPGITSILGLNPNASPTSTTNAINNTSNNAITSQGLTQHTTKTTTTAATANKKRKRSYTTTNTNSRKSSIKDYPTFNEKSEDINDNDNTNYDNEDEQDRKRKEFLERNRVAASKFRKRKKEYIKKIENDLNFYEVEYADYTKMMQRFVGVIPSQDNNNASTYMDPNSLIGALEKSVSTNDVQSSMALIAQMKRMLTQTKFYQRKGTNPKAHNGDGIDNANGTSKNSISSLDEQSRRTSLIPNYTNPNSNSSNFPSSTAGIDTNNTNVGTNDTSNGTGYS is encoded by the coding sequence ATGGATACACAACGTTCTGGTAAATcagtttcatcatttgattTGGAACCAAATCCATTCGAACAAAGTTTCAGCACAACGTCTGTCCCATCAGGACAAGCATATGTGAAGAAAGAGGAAATACCTGATAGTGCTACATTTGCATTAAATAATGTGCCGCCACAGAATCAATCCATGGAGAGGACTAGCAATCTAAGCATATCTGATATGACAGTTGCAACATCAGCTAACCAGAATAGTTCATCAAATAGTGCGACAactcaagaagaaaagaagggATCACCTATGCTGTTTAGTTCACAACGCCCACCAACAATAACAAGTCCAGGTATGCTCACGCCAGGTGGATCCAAACGCCTTCCACCTTTACTTTTATCACCAAACCAAATGCAACAGGcaaattcaaatccatCAGCTTTATTAGCCCCACCTTCAGCGGGATCATTATTGGCAACAACTATGTCTCCCTTAATAAGTCAAAACAATAGAGGATCTACCACATCCACAGGAAATGAAGCTCCTAACGACGTAACTAATAGCAACACCACTAGTAGTATAAAGCATTCCATGGAGGGTCAATTAACTAGTTTTATGTTTAATTTACCAAAGACTGGCTTAACCCCCAATGAATCGAGCATAAGGACAGGGTTGACGCCAGGAATAATGGGgcaaaatttttcatatCCCATATTACCATCAATCTCACAGACTGGATTATCATCATCGGAAGGTACAACGGCCGCGTCAAATCCCAATATTGCATCTAATGCAACTAATGGAGGGGTATTAACCCAAAATACTATCAATGGCCCGTTTACACCGGGAATCACTTCCATCCTAGGGTTGAACCCTAATGCTTCGCCTACAAGCACAACCAATGcaattaataatacatCAAATAATGCTATTACTTCTCAAGGACTCACACAGCACACAACCAAGACGACGACAACAGCGGCAACTGcaaacaagaaaaggaaaagaagttACACAACTACAAATACAAACAGTAGGAAATCCTCGATTAAAGATTATCCCACTTTCAACGAAAAAAGTGAAGAcataaatgataatgataacacAAAttatgataatgaagatgagcAAGATCGTAAGAGGAAAGAGTTCCTTGAAAGAAACCGTGTAGCAGCATCTAAATTCAGAAAACGTAAGAAGGAATAcattaagaaaattgagaatgatttaaatttttatgaAGTAGAATATGCAGATTATACAAAGATGATGCAAAGATTTGTTGGTGTTATTCCTTCACAAGATAATAACAATGCTTCAACGTATATGGATcccaattcattaattggGGCACTGGAAAAATCTGTTTCTACTAATGATGTACAGTCTTCAATGGCCTTAATTGCACAAATGAAGAGAATGCTAACTCAAACTAaattttatcaaagaaaGGGAACTAATCCGAAGGCACATAATGGAGATGGGATTGATAATGCTAACGGTACCAgtaaaaattcaataagtTCTTTGGACGAGCAATCAAGACGTACATCTTTGATACCAAATTATACAAATCCTAATTCGAATTCAAGCAATTTCCCAAGTTCTACTGCAGGCATAGACACGAATAATACTAATGTTGGTACTAATGATACTAGCAATGGAACAGGATACTCGTAG
- the RIA1 gene encoding GTPase RIA1 (ancestral locus Anc_2.92) codes for MPRVGPETFKRLQNDPSCIRNICIVAHVDHGKTSLSDSLLASNGIISQRLAGKIRFLDSRPDEQIRGITMESSAISLYFRVLHKNPLGEDKDPLVNEHLINLIDSPGHIDFSSEVSAASRLCDGAVVLVDVVEGVCSQTITVLRQCWTEKLKPILVLNKIDRLIVELQLTPQEAFLHLNRVIEQVNSVIGSFFAGERQLEDSSWRERLESNAEAEFVEKDDSDIYFNPADNNVIFASAVDGWGFNIGQLAKFYEAKLGAKRENLQKVLWGDFFMDPKTKKIINNKGLKGRSLKPLFVSLILDNIWKIYENVVVERNTDMIEKITNALQIKLQPRDLRSKDDKQLLKTIMGQWLPVSTAVLLTVIEKLPSPLNSQETRLETILGEEHDPTSMDPKLLAAMKECDRNGPVCAYVSKMISIPREELPITPSDNTSSSADNFMERNRRAREEVLNAAKRAEMVEKMANMKLKDEQEKKMKQQQEDEENDLYKRAKDTVMTPEIDTKKHSGASHPSKVDKSSDTFEIITEPAPALDLGFEYEMEDEENDNGLVPDFVPTDVDPNDPLASMFEYEEEDPFATTTTITPNVEESEEDIFDESEEVLIGFARIYSGSISVGQEISVLGPKYDPKNPTEHIHTATVTCLYLFMGKELVPLDTCPSGNIVGIGGLAGKILKNGTLVQKDVQGVNLAGVNFHSTPIVRVAVEPANPVEMGKLVRGLKLLDQADPCVETYVSDTGEQILCTAGELHLERCLKDLTERFAGIEITHSEPAIPYRETFLSTPDMNPVKNNDLGRGRTELVLGPYKMTLKTIPLHDDITKFLEAHEANIKNIISESSSESQLANVDTIRDSFISHLRQLLEDDEKSKLALQGCISKIAAFGPKRTGCNILMSENRLLNSLFESRVGTFDYADSILNGFQLSVNEGPLANEPVQGMCVIVEDIHEMDKAELANLDDPYYQTNIPNLSGRFITSTRDSIHESFLDWSPRIMWAMYTCDVQTSVEVLGKVYAVIQQRQGKIISEEMKEGTPFFQVVAQIPVVEAFGLSEDIRKKTSGSAQPQLVFSGFECIDMDPFWVPTTEEELEELGDTADKENIARRHMNSIRKRKGLFVEEKVIENAEKQRTLKRN; via the coding sequence ATGCCAAGAGTAGGTCCAGAAACTTTCAAAAGACTACAAAACGACCCTTCATGCATCCGAAACATCTGTATTGTGGCTCACGTGGATCATGGTAAGACATCCCTCTCGGACTCTCTCCTCGCATCCAACGGGATCATATCGCAACGTCTCGCTGGTAAGATTAGGTTCTTGGACTCCAGACCGGATGAACAAATACGTGGGATTACGATGGAATCTTCTGCCATCTCCCTTTATTTCAGAGTCTTGCATAAGAACCCGCTGGGCGAGGATAAGGATCCTTTGGTTAATGAACATTTGATTAACTTGATCGATTCTCCAGGACACATCGACTTTTCTAGTGAAGTGAGTGCTGCTTCTAGATTATGTGACGGTGCCGTCGTATTGGTCGATGTTGTGGAGGGGGTTTGTTCTCAAACCATTACTGTGTTGAGACAATGTTGGACAGAGAAACTGAAACCTATATTGGTGTTAAATAAGATTGATAGATTGATTGTGGAGTTGCAATTGACCCCACAGGAGGCATTCTTGCATTTAAATAGAGTCATCGAACAAGTGAATTCTGTTATTGGATCCTTCTTTGCGGGGGAGAGACAATTGGAGGATTCATCTTGGAGAGAACGGTTGGAAAGTAATGCTGAGGCGGAATTTGTAGAAAAGGACGATTCAGATATTTATTTCAACCCAGCCGATAATAATGTCATATTTGCATCCGCTGTGGATGGATGGGGGTTCAATATTGGTCAATTGGCAAAATTTTATGAAGCTAAATTGGGGGCCAAGAGAGAAAACTTACAAAAAGTTCTTTGGGGTGATTTTTTTATGGATCCAAAGACtaagaaaattataaataataagGGACTCAAGGGAAGATCTTTGAAACCACTATTTGTTTCATTGATCTTGGATAACATTTGGAAGATCTATGAGAATGTTGTTGTAGAAAGAAATACAGACATGATTGAGAAGATTACAAATGCTCTTCAGATTAAATTACAACCCCGTGACCTTAGATCAAAGGATGACAAGCAATTACTAAAGACCATAATGGGTCAGTGGTTACCTGTGAGTACCGCTGTTTTATTAACAGTCATTGAAAAGCTACCATCTCCCTTGAATTCTCAAGAGACAAGATTAGAAACAATTCTGGGAGAAGAACATGATCCCACTTCAATGGATCCAAAACTATTAGCTGCTATGAAAGAATGTGATAGAAATGGACCAGTTTGTGCATATGTTTCTAAGATGATTTCCATACCAAGAGAGGAATTACCGATTACTCCTTCCGATAACACCTCTTCTTCGGCAGATAATTTTATGGAAAGAAATAGAAGGGCCAGAGAGGAAGTATTGAATGCAGCCAAGAGAGCTGAGATGGTAGAAAAGATGGCtaatatgaaattaaaagatgaacaagaaaagaagatgaaacaacaacaagaagatgaagaaaacgATTTATATAAGCGTGCCAAGGACACTGTTATGACACCTGAGATCGACACTAAGAAACATTCCGGTGCTTCTCATCCTTCGAAAGTAGATAAAAGTAGTGATacttttgaaatcattacCGAGCCAGCACCAGCTTTAGATCTTGGATTTGAATatgaaatggaagatgaagaaaatgataatggaCTAGTGCCTGATTTTGTACCAACTGATGTAGACCCTAATGATCCATTAGCTTCAATGTTTGAATATGAAGAGGAGGATCCATTCGccaccacaacaacaattactCCTAACGTCGAGgaaagtgaagaagatatcTTTGATGAAAGTGAGGAAGTGCTAATTGGGTTTGCTAGAATCTACAGTGGTTCTATAAGTGTTGGTCAAGAAATTTCTGTACTTGGACCAAAGTATGATCCAAAGAATCCCACGGAACATATTCATACTGCTACTGTCACCTGTCTATATCTATTTATGGGTAAAGAACTTGTTCCCTTAGATACATGCCCATCAGGGAATATTGTCGGTATCGGTGGTTTAGCAGGGAAGATTTTAAAGAACGGTACTTTAGTTCAAAAGGATGTTCAAGGTGTGAATCTAGCTGGTGTTAATTTCCATTCTACTCCAATTGTTCGTGTAGCAGTTGAGCCAGCAAACCCAGTCGAGATGGGGAAACTAGTCCGTGGGTTAAAGCTGTTAGATCAGGCTGATCCTTGTGTGGAAACGTATGTCTCCGATACGGGTGAACAAATCTTATGCACTGCTGGTGAATTGCATCTCGAAAGAtgtttgaaagatttaacGGAAAGGTTTGCAGGTATTGAAATAACCCATTCAGAGCCAGCGATTCCATACAGGGAAACGTTTTTATCCACGCCAGATATGAATCCAGTGAAGAATAACGACCTGGGAAGAGGACGCACAGAATTAGTATTAGGACCTTATAAAATGACTTTGAAGACTATTCCATTGCATGACGACATAACAAAGTTCTTAGAAGCTCATGAGGCaaatatcaagaatattattagtgAATCCTCCTCTGAGTCACAACTTGCCAATGTTGACACCATTAGAGATTCCTTTATATCTCATTTAAGACAACTtttagaagatgatgagaaGAGTAAGCTTGCTTTACAGGGTTGTATCTCTAAAATTGCTGCATTTGGACCTAAGAGAACAGGTTGTAATATCCTGATGTCAGAAAATAGGCTATTAAATAGTTTATTCGAATCCAGAGTTGGCACCTTTGACTATGCAGATTCTATTTTGAATGGGTTCCAGCTTTCAGTTAATGAAGGTCCATTAGCAAACGAACCTGTACAAGGTATGTGTGTTATCGTCGAAGACATTCATGAAATGGATAAAGCTGAACTTGCAAATCTAGATGATCCTTATTATCAGacaaatattccaaatttgtCTGGTAGGTTTATTACTTCTACAAGAGACAGTATCCATGAATCCTTCCTAGATTGGTCACCTAGAATAATGTGGGCTATGTACACTTGTGATGTTCAAACGTCGGTTGAAGTATTAGGGAAAGTCTACGCAGTTATTCAACAAAGACAAGGGAAAATTATTTCAGAGGAGATGAAAGAAGGTACTCCATTTTTCCAGGTTGTTGCACAAATTCCTGTTGTCGAAGCATTTGGATTGAGTGAAGATATTAGAAAGAAAACATCTGGGTCAGCTCAACCACAATTGGTATTTTCCGGGTTCGAATGTATTGATATGGACCCATTCTGGGTTCCAACAACTGAAGAGGAGTTGGAAGAGTTGGGTGATACAGCAGACAAGGAAAATATAGCTCGTAGACATATGAATTCCATCAGAAAACGCAAGGGTTTGTTTGTAGAGGAAAAAGTCATCGAAAATGCCGAAAAACAACGTACTTTGAAGAGAAATTAG